A segment of the Salvelinus namaycush isolate Seneca chromosome 3, SaNama_1.0, whole genome shotgun sequence genome:
tgcctttgaacaggctATTGTAGTAGGTGTCAGGTGCAACAGTTTGTGTCAAGACCTGCAATGCTGCTGGATTTTTCCACACTTAacggtttcccgtgtgtatcaacaatggtccaccacccaaaggacatctagccaatttgacacaactgttggaagcattggagtcaagataggccagcatccctgtggaatgctgtcgacgccttgtagagtccatgccctgacgtattgaagctgttctgagggcaaaagggggtaggtgcaactcaatattaggaaggtgtccttaatgttttgtacactcattgtatatGTCATAACCCTACATAAGGcctatgtacagtatgttgtatAATAGATGTCATAAAGGCTACATAAGTATTCTATGTATGTTATATGTATGTTGTATTATAGATGTCATAAGGCTACATAAGGCCTATGTTTGTCTATCCTCCAGTGCCCATGTGGGCAATAGGAGCcatagtggtggtggtgctggCTCTGGTGGCCTGTCTAGGTTTCTGTATCTGGAAGAAGTGCATCAACAAGGGCAAGAAGCCCAAGAAAGTACGCGAGAGGAAAGGAGGCCGAGGCAGAAGAAAGAAGGAGGGAGccggagaaggagaggagggcaaGGTGagaggagacggagggagggagggagggcaataTAGTGGGTGGTGTAATGCGTTCAAGTACCTCATTCGCAACTGGTTTTGAAATGATCTGAAGTGATTTCCAGATGTAGCGTCAGTAACTGTGTGAAGGGAGAGACTAATGCAGTGGCTGTGTAATGATACCTGTGATAAATGattgatgtgatgttctctgtcATTAATGTCATTAAGGAAGGAGAGGgtaaggaaggagaggaggaggaaaaagagAATTTCGGAAAACTGGAGTTCACCCTGGACTACAACTTCACTGacaaccaggtgtgtgtgtgtgtgtgtgtgtgtgtgtgtgtgtgtgtgtgtgtgtgtgtgtgtgtgtgtgtgtgtgtgtgtgtgtgtgtgtgtgtgtgtgtgtgtgtgtgtgtgtgtgtgtgtgtgtgtgtgtccgtgtgtgtgtttgtgtgcatgtgtgtcttgTCCTCCCTGACATTTGACCTTACTGATGTGAAGTGTCTGACTAATGACACGTCTAAAGGCTCTCTGACCTCTGCTCAGGTCTCAGCTTTAACCTCTGACCTCTTATTTGTGTCTTCAGTGACCGTTTCCTCTTAACGGCTCAGCATTAAGCTGTGGCCTTTAGAAGGGACATTTTCTATCCACTAAACCACTCTTACATTTAAAAGTCAGTTTAAGTGCACCGCGCTATTATGAAGCTTGAATTGAATCCCGGTAAACATTGCATATATGTGACAAATGAGATGTGTACTGCAGAAGCACTCCAAAATCATTTTTGGGATGAAGTGCTGTGCCATTGTTTTGAAGTGTTATGTTTGTGTTTGGTCAAATCTCAGGTATGTTATCGCAATAGCCCTATatggattgaatcccggcctaaaTCCGCCTGAATCATCACCGCGTTCAGTTCCTACGGACGTTGTTAAAAATATTTTGACGGCCATTGCTTACCTCTGACCTTTTccccctctctgccccctcttcCAGCTGATCGTGGGCATCCTGCAGGCTGAAAACCTGGCAGCCATGGACATGGGCGGCACCTCAGACCCCTATGTCAAGGTATACATGCTGCCAGACAAGAAGAAGAAGTTTGAGACCAAAGTCCAGCGCAAGAACCTCTGCCCCGTGTTCAACGAGACCTTCATCTTCAAGGTCAGTCTGTGGTGCTGGAGAACAGATGGCGATAGAGAGATGTGGTATTCATTCATGTGTACATGTATAACCCTTAGAAAAGCGCGTACAGTACTGAGGTTTCTGTAGTCGAGAACGCTCTGTCCTGACCGTCTCCTCCCTGTTCTGTGTGTCCCTCCACAGATCCCCTACCAGGAGCTGGGCGGTCAGACTCTGGTCCTGCAGGTCTTTGACTTTGATCGCTTTGGTAAACACGACGTGATTGGACAGATCTCCATCTCCATGAACAGTGTGGACCTGGCTCAGCCACTCCACGAATGGAGGGATCTGgttggaggagagaaagaggaggtgagGAAGGGTGTATACAGTCTGTTTGGGTTTTGGGTGCATGTTTTCTTTACGTCtacctgtatgtgtctgtctgtctgtctgtgcataTCAAACTGTATCGAACTGTCTGTTTTAATACATCTTTCTGtctttgtgcctgtgtgtgtttgtctggtcACACAGGTAGAGAAGCTAGGGGACATCTGTATCTCTCTGCGCTACGTCCCCACGGCCGGTAAATTGACCATCAACATCATGGAGGCCAAGCACCTGAAGGCGATGGACTGTGGAGGCTTGTCAGGTGACCTTCTATTAGTCCTTACACTCTCCTAACCAATACCAGCCATGCTGTGGCTTTACACTCAACTAGTTAATACTAGCCATGCTGTGACATTACACTCGCCTAACCAATATTAGCCAGTTGTGACCTGTTAATGACATCTGGTTGCCTAAATGTTGTTGAAGTGATTCAACATGAACCACCGGGCAGCATTACAGAGTTGCAGACACTACACATGACTCTACTGCACAATCATGTGTCCTCAGTGTTCTTCATCCTGGCTCACCCTCTGTTTGACCTCTGTTTTCCTTTAACTGACATGCCTTTCTGCCACGTGCCTCCTCCTACCAGATCCCTTCGTTAAAGTGGTGCTGCAGCACCAAGGCAAGCggctgaagaagaagaagacgacaGTCAAACAGAACACTCTGAACCCCTACTTCAACGAAAGCTTCAGCTTCGAGATCCCCTTTGGCCAAATACAGGTATGCACACCAAACGCCCCGTAAGGAAGACATCTTGGGGCCGTGATAACAGGTTTTCTTGTGGGTTGGGCGACCTGTGTTGGAGGACTCTCACGCTGTTTCTCTAGAACATTGCACTCTCCTGCCATTTCCTTCTCTGTGTTGAACAACACAGTGCATGTGGTGGTATTTTGATTTCACCTGACTTTTTTTTAACTTGACGCTTtttccactcttccctttcctctcGCAGAAAGTCCAAGTGTTGATCACGGTGTACGATTACGACAAGCTGGGCAGCAACGACGCCATCGGGAAGGTTTGGATCGGCTTCGGCGCCTCTGGGGTGGGCCTCCGCCATTGGTCAGACATGCTGGCCAATCCAAGACGTCCCGTGGCCCAGTGGCACGCCCTGTGTCCTGAGGAGGAGGTGGATGA
Coding sequences within it:
- the syt5a gene encoding synaptotagmin Va isoform X2 produces the protein MRLASVQARARRAAEEREEPPPGPAPPSTHHSDHQFKNMKSKFFNELTHMPMPMWAIGAIVVVVLALVACLGFCIWKKCINKGKKPKKVRERKGGRGRRKKEGAGEGEEGKEGEGKEGEEEEKENFGKLEFTLDYNFTDNQLIVGILQAENLAAMDMGGTSDPYVKVYMLPDKKKKFETKVQRKNLCPVFNETFIFKIPYQELGGQTLVLQVFDFDRFGKHDVIGQISISMNSVDLAQPLHEWRDLVGGEKEEVEKLGDICISLRYVPTAGKLTINIMEAKHLKAMDCGGLSDPFVKVVLQHQGKRLKKKKTTVKQNTLNPYFNESFSFEIPFGQIQKVQVLITVYDYDKLGSNDAIGKVWIGFGASGVGLRHWSDMLANPRRPVAQWHALCPEEEVDEALKKPLR
- the syt5a gene encoding synaptotagmin Va isoform X1; the encoded protein is MRLASVQARARRAAEEREEPPPGPAPPSTHHSDHQFKNMKSKFFNELTHMPNHKLKMPMWAIGAIVVVVLALVACLGFCIWKKCINKGKKPKKVRERKGGRGRRKKEGAGEGEEGKEGEGKEGEEEEKENFGKLEFTLDYNFTDNQLIVGILQAENLAAMDMGGTSDPYVKVYMLPDKKKKFETKVQRKNLCPVFNETFIFKIPYQELGGQTLVLQVFDFDRFGKHDVIGQISISMNSVDLAQPLHEWRDLVGGEKEEVEKLGDICISLRYVPTAGKLTINIMEAKHLKAMDCGGLSDPFVKVVLQHQGKRLKKKKTTVKQNTLNPYFNESFSFEIPFGQIQKVQVLITVYDYDKLGSNDAIGKVWIGFGASGVGLRHWSDMLANPRRPVAQWHALCPEEEVDEALKKPLR